Proteins encoded by one window of Electrophorus electricus isolate fEleEle1 chromosome 17, fEleEle1.pri, whole genome shotgun sequence:
- the aak1b gene encoding AP2-associated protein kinase 1 isoform X4 produces MKKFFDSRRELVGSGPGSGGGSSASSNVGANFIGRAFTIGRHQVTVEETLAEGGFAIVFLVRTSQGLRCALKRMYVNNEHDLQVCRREIQIMRDLSGHKNIVGFLDSSVTAVGGGDVWEVLILMDFCRGGQVVNLMNQRLQTGFSESEVLQIFCDTCEAVAQLHQSKVPIIHRDLKVENILLHERDHYVLCDFGSATRKFQNPQNDGVTAVEEEIKKYTTLSYRAPEMVNLYNGKLITTKADIWALGCLLYKLCYFSLPFGESQVAICDGNFTIPDSSRYSHDMHCLIRYMLEPDPDKRPDIYQVSHFAFKLARQDCPVQNVKNSPLPAKLPEPVRASEAAAKKSQTQTKARLTDPIPTTETSITPRQRPKAGQSQPQPIGGALPLQPAALTPRRRANLPASPAQPIAVTVNLPQPVAVLQTPTSQPQLKQPVQPIPATSAAPGGGAPAVTSPAPSSPAPPTAPARSARRKQTAAAQQQQTQQQPPLPVIGPAVQMPHPPQPSAPPPVPTPPTPPSTEEMPAKPGLSQTPPSSPRTAQKAGHRRIQSDVTHSAMFGVPVSQSTQQLQAATAEANLNKSKSASATPSNSPQSSQQCVYEPGQQGGTVAPSTPQPPTSASGPEQPQWNPFGDDNFSKLTAEELLNKDFAKLADESAEPVSVPTEELVPGLDSTDPNLQPAAERPADILGLDSGASLLAVPEKLIEGLKSPDASLMVPDLLSLADPFGSSVEDTIEAGIEVCVDSLIPGLVAPQTHPVQTDTAVMMAGQPLCCHSLDALSGEDSLLGGPLSSGSASCLDEFAPVSGGSAHSVTDSSCLISGFDTGAEEAAGDDFDPIPVLVSKTSQGAASLSASGGSESSLPSLARSLLLVDQLIDL; encoded by the exons GGAAGAAACCCTCGCAGAAG GTGGTTTTGCCATCGTGTTCCTCGTCCGGACGTCCCAGGGCCTGCGCTGTGCTTTGAAGAGGATGTATGTTAACAATGAGCATGACCTACAGGTGTGTCGTCGCGAGATCCAGATCATG AGGGATCTGTCTGGACATAAGAACATTGTGGGCTTCCTGGACTCAAGTGTGACAGCGGTGGGGGGCGGAGATGTGTGGGAGGTGCTTATCCTCATGGACTTCTGCAGAG ggggtcAGGTGGTGAATCTGATGAACCAACGCTTGCAGACTGGGTTCTCAGAGTCTGAAGTGCTGCAGATCTTCTGTGATACCTGTGAAGCTGTGGCCCAGCTGCACCAGAGCAAAGTGCCCATCATCCACCGAGATCTGAag GTGGAGAACATCTTGCTCCATGAGCGTGACCACTACGTCCTGTGTGACTTTGGCAGTGCCACCAGGAAGTTCCAGAACCCCCAGAACGATGGGGTCACCgcagtggaggaggagatcAAGAA gtataccACACTGTCTTACCGTGCCCCTGAGATGGTGAACCTGTATAATGGTAAACTCATCACCACCAAAGCAGATATCTGG GCTCTGGGCTGTCTGCTCTATAAGCTGTGTTATTTCTCGTTGCCGTTTGGAGAGAGTCAGGTGGCTATCTGTGACGGGAACTTTACCATTCCGGACAGCTCTCGATATTCCCATGATATGCACTGTCTGATCC GCTATATGTTGGAGCCGGATCCCGATAAAAGGCCGGACATCTATCAGGTGTCCCACTTTGCTTTCAAGCTGGCCCGGCAGGACTGTCCTGTGCAGAATGTCAAG AATTCTCCACTCCCTGCAAAGCTCCCTGAACCGGTCAGAGCGAGTGAGGCAGCGGCTAAGAAGAGCCAGACACAGACAAAGGCCAG gctcaCAGATCCCATTCCCACCACTGAGACCTCAATCACCCCTCGGCAAAGGCCAAAAGCAGGCCAGTCCCAGCCTCAGCCTATAGGGGGTGCCCTGCCCCTGCAGCCTGCTGCCCTCACTCCCCGCAGGAGAGCCAACCTTCCAGCCAGCCCTGCACAGCccatag ctgtgaCAGTGAATTTGCCTCAGCCTGTTGCAGTGCTGCAGACGCCCACCAGCCAGCCTCAGCTCAAACAG CCCGTGCAGCCAATCCCAGCTACATCCGCAGCACCAGGAGGCGGAGCTCCAGCAGTGACTAGCCCCGCCCCATCAAGCCCAGCCCCACCCACCGCACCAGCACGCAGTGCTCGGCGCAAGCAGACTGCGgcagcacaacaacaacaaacgcAGCAGCAGCCGCCTCTGCCTGTGATTGGCCCAGCCGTCCAGATGCCACACCCACCGCAGCCGTCTGCACCGCCCCCCGTTCCAACTCCGCCCACTCCACCCAGCACGGAGGAGATG CCTGCAAAACCTGGCCTCTCTCAGACTCCGCCCTCCTCCCCAAGGACGGCTCAGAAGGCAGGCCATAGGCGGATCCAGAGTGATGTCACGCACAGCGCCATGTTTGGTGTTCCTGTGAGCCAATCAACACAGCAGCTCCAGGCTGCCACAGCCGAGGCCAATCTCAACAAGTCCAA GTCAGCCAGCGCCACACCCTCCAACTCGCCCCAGTCCTcccaacagtgtgtgtatgagcctGGCCAGCAGGGCGGCACTGTAGCCCCCTCGACCCCACAGCCGCCCACTTCAGCCAGCGGCCCTGAGCAGCCCCAGTGGAACCCATTTGGCGACGACAACTTCTCCAAGCTCACGGCCGAGGAGCTGCTGAACAAGGACTTCGCCAAACTCGCTGACG agTCTGCAGAACCCGTGAGTGTGCCCACAGAGGAGCTTGTCCCTGGGCTGGACTCCACTGACCCCAACCTCCAgcctgcag ctgAAAGACCTGCCGATATTCTGGGTTTGGATTCAGGTGCTAGTTTGCTGGCTGTTCCAG AAAAGCTTATAGAAGGCCTGAAGTCTCCAGACGCGTCTCTCATGGTGCCTGACCTGCTGTCTTTGGCCGATCCCTTTGGCAGCTCTGTGGAGGACACAATAGAGG ctggtattgaggtgtgtgtggactcACTGATTCCTGGCCTGGTGGCACCTCAGACGCACCctgtgcagacagacacagccgTGATGATGG CTGGTCAGCCTCTCTGCTGTCACTCACTAGATGCTCTGAGTGGAGAAGACTCTCTTCTGGGCGGTCCCCTGTCCTCTGGCTCCGCCTCCTGTCTAGATGAGTTTGCACCTGTTTCAGGAGGCTCTGCCCACAGTGTGACGG aCTCGTCGTGTCTGATCTCTGGCTTTGACACCGGTGCGGAGGAGGCGGCGGGAGACGACTTTGACCCCATTCCTGTGCTGGTGTCCAAGACCTCGCAAG GGGCTGCCTCTCTCAGCGCCAGCGGCGGTTCTGAGTCCAGTCTGCCGAGCCTGGCCCGCTCCCTGCTGCTGGTAGACCAGCTGATCGACCTGTAG
- the aak1b gene encoding AP2-associated protein kinase 1 isoform X1, whose product MKKFFDSRRELVGSGPGSGGGSSASSNVGANFIGRAFTIGRHQVTVEETLAEGGFAIVFLVRTSQGLRCALKRMYVNNEHDLQVCRREIQIMRDLSGHKNIVGFLDSSVTAVGGGDVWEVLILMDFCRGGQVVNLMNQRLQTGFSESEVLQIFCDTCEAVAQLHQSKVPIIHRDLKVENILLHERDHYVLCDFGSATRKFQNPQNDGVTAVEEEIKKYTTLSYRAPEMVNLYNGKLITTKADIWALGCLLYKLCYFSLPFGESQVAICDGNFTIPDSSRYSHDMHCLIRYMLEPDPDKRPDIYQVSHFAFKLARQDCPVQNVKNSPLPAKLPEPVRASEAAAKKSQTQTKARLTDPIPTTETSITPRQRPKAGQSQPQPIGGALPLQPAALTPRRRANLPASPAQPIAVTVNLPQPVAVLQTPTSQPQLKQPVQPIPATSAAPGGGAPAVTSPAPSSPAPPTAPARSARRKQTAAAQQQQTQQQPPLPVIGPAVQMPHPPQPSAPPPVPTPPTPPSTEEMPAKPGLSQTPPSSPRTAQKAGHRRIQSDVTHSAMFGVPVSQSTQQLQAATAEANLNKSKSASATPSNSPQSSQQCVYEPGQQGGTVAPSTPQPPTSASGPEQPQWNPFGDDNFSKLTAEELLNKDFAKLADESAEPVSVPTEELVPGLDSTDPNLQPAAERPADILGLDSGASLLAVPEKLIEGLKSPDASLMVPDLLSLADPFGSSVEDTIEAGIEVCVDSLIPGLVAPQTHPVQTDTAVMMAGQPLCCHSLDALSGEDSLLGGPLSSGSASCLDEFAPVSGGSAHSVTDSSCLISGFDTGAEEAAGDDFDPIPVLVSKTSQGQPVGVNGFPPGGCIRQGSGDWNSPRALEEEDNDILSTCRGSKPLLLAARLISPPCGPQPAGLEHCLSPPLDVFYSAQFPCGGADVFSTAPFPHRAAAPPDVFVQAPFGPRKESPLSQASELAALHLVTCPAPQDLVPRPLGQSHTRFPSCTETPVLQQPIVAHRVVSSVGQPIAAHRVVSSVGQRAAVGSVPVGPLHSWTVGLRAVSDPFQTAPFQPRGPQGKP is encoded by the exons GGAAGAAACCCTCGCAGAAG GTGGTTTTGCCATCGTGTTCCTCGTCCGGACGTCCCAGGGCCTGCGCTGTGCTTTGAAGAGGATGTATGTTAACAATGAGCATGACCTACAGGTGTGTCGTCGCGAGATCCAGATCATG AGGGATCTGTCTGGACATAAGAACATTGTGGGCTTCCTGGACTCAAGTGTGACAGCGGTGGGGGGCGGAGATGTGTGGGAGGTGCTTATCCTCATGGACTTCTGCAGAG ggggtcAGGTGGTGAATCTGATGAACCAACGCTTGCAGACTGGGTTCTCAGAGTCTGAAGTGCTGCAGATCTTCTGTGATACCTGTGAAGCTGTGGCCCAGCTGCACCAGAGCAAAGTGCCCATCATCCACCGAGATCTGAag GTGGAGAACATCTTGCTCCATGAGCGTGACCACTACGTCCTGTGTGACTTTGGCAGTGCCACCAGGAAGTTCCAGAACCCCCAGAACGATGGGGTCACCgcagtggaggaggagatcAAGAA gtataccACACTGTCTTACCGTGCCCCTGAGATGGTGAACCTGTATAATGGTAAACTCATCACCACCAAAGCAGATATCTGG GCTCTGGGCTGTCTGCTCTATAAGCTGTGTTATTTCTCGTTGCCGTTTGGAGAGAGTCAGGTGGCTATCTGTGACGGGAACTTTACCATTCCGGACAGCTCTCGATATTCCCATGATATGCACTGTCTGATCC GCTATATGTTGGAGCCGGATCCCGATAAAAGGCCGGACATCTATCAGGTGTCCCACTTTGCTTTCAAGCTGGCCCGGCAGGACTGTCCTGTGCAGAATGTCAAG AATTCTCCACTCCCTGCAAAGCTCCCTGAACCGGTCAGAGCGAGTGAGGCAGCGGCTAAGAAGAGCCAGACACAGACAAAGGCCAG gctcaCAGATCCCATTCCCACCACTGAGACCTCAATCACCCCTCGGCAAAGGCCAAAAGCAGGCCAGTCCCAGCCTCAGCCTATAGGGGGTGCCCTGCCCCTGCAGCCTGCTGCCCTCACTCCCCGCAGGAGAGCCAACCTTCCAGCCAGCCCTGCACAGCccatag ctgtgaCAGTGAATTTGCCTCAGCCTGTTGCAGTGCTGCAGACGCCCACCAGCCAGCCTCAGCTCAAACAG CCCGTGCAGCCAATCCCAGCTACATCCGCAGCACCAGGAGGCGGAGCTCCAGCAGTGACTAGCCCCGCCCCATCAAGCCCAGCCCCACCCACCGCACCAGCACGCAGTGCTCGGCGCAAGCAGACTGCGgcagcacaacaacaacaaacgcAGCAGCAGCCGCCTCTGCCTGTGATTGGCCCAGCCGTCCAGATGCCACACCCACCGCAGCCGTCTGCACCGCCCCCCGTTCCAACTCCGCCCACTCCACCCAGCACGGAGGAGATG CCTGCAAAACCTGGCCTCTCTCAGACTCCGCCCTCCTCCCCAAGGACGGCTCAGAAGGCAGGCCATAGGCGGATCCAGAGTGATGTCACGCACAGCGCCATGTTTGGTGTTCCTGTGAGCCAATCAACACAGCAGCTCCAGGCTGCCACAGCCGAGGCCAATCTCAACAAGTCCAA GTCAGCCAGCGCCACACCCTCCAACTCGCCCCAGTCCTcccaacagtgtgtgtatgagcctGGCCAGCAGGGCGGCACTGTAGCCCCCTCGACCCCACAGCCGCCCACTTCAGCCAGCGGCCCTGAGCAGCCCCAGTGGAACCCATTTGGCGACGACAACTTCTCCAAGCTCACGGCCGAGGAGCTGCTGAACAAGGACTTCGCCAAACTCGCTGACG agTCTGCAGAACCCGTGAGTGTGCCCACAGAGGAGCTTGTCCCTGGGCTGGACTCCACTGACCCCAACCTCCAgcctgcag ctgAAAGACCTGCCGATATTCTGGGTTTGGATTCAGGTGCTAGTTTGCTGGCTGTTCCAG AAAAGCTTATAGAAGGCCTGAAGTCTCCAGACGCGTCTCTCATGGTGCCTGACCTGCTGTCTTTGGCCGATCCCTTTGGCAGCTCTGTGGAGGACACAATAGAGG ctggtattgaggtgtgtgtggactcACTGATTCCTGGCCTGGTGGCACCTCAGACGCACCctgtgcagacagacacagccgTGATGATGG CTGGTCAGCCTCTCTGCTGTCACTCACTAGATGCTCTGAGTGGAGAAGACTCTCTTCTGGGCGGTCCCCTGTCCTCTGGCTCCGCCTCCTGTCTAGATGAGTTTGCACCTGTTTCAGGAGGCTCTGCCCACAGTGTGACGG aCTCGTCGTGTCTGATCTCTGGCTTTGACACCGGTGCGGAGGAGGCGGCGGGAGACGACTTTGACCCCATTCCTGTGCTGGTGTCCAAGACCTCGCAAG GTCAGCCGGTCGGCGTGAACGGGTTCCCACCAGGAGGCTGCATCCGCCAGGGTTCTGGAGACTGGAACAGCCCAAGAGCCCTGGAGGAGGAAGACAACGACATTCTCTCCACCTGCCGTGGCTCCAAACCGCTCCTGCTGGCTGCAAGGCTCATCAGCCCCCCCTGTGGACCGCAGCCAGCGGGCCTGGAGCACTGCCTCTCGCCCCCGCTGGATGTGTTCTACAGTGCACAGTTTCCTTGCGGAGGCGCGGACGTGTTCAGCACCGCTCCGTTCCCACACAGAGCGGCGGCACCGCCGGACGTCTTCGTCCAGGCCCCGTTCGGACCGCGTAAGGAGAGCCCTCTCTCCCAGGCCTCCGAACTGGCTGCCCTCCACCTGGTAACCTGCCCTGCACCCCAAGACCTGGTGCCACGCCCACTGGGGCAGAGCCACACACGATTTCCAAGCTGTACAGAAACTCCCGTCCTCCAGCAGCCAATCGTAGCGCACCGTGTGGTCTCCAGTGTGGGCCAGCCAATCGCAGCGCACCGTGTGGTCTCCAGCGTGGGCCAGCGAGCGGCAGTGGGCTCGGTCCCTGTAGGCCCCCTCCACTCCTGGACCGTGGGGCTCCGGGCAGTCAGTGACCCCTTCCAGACAGCACCCTTTCAGCCCAGGGGACCCCAAGGGAAGCCATAA
- the aak1b gene encoding AP2-associated protein kinase 1 isoform X2, whose amino-acid sequence MKKFFDSRRELVGSGPGSGGGSSASSNVGANFIGRAFTIGRHQVTVEETLAEGGFAIVFLVRTSQGLRCALKRMYVNNEHDLQVCRREIQIMRDLSGHKNIVGFLDSSVTAVGGGDVWEVLILMDFCRGGQVVNLMNQRLQTGFSESEVLQIFCDTCEAVAQLHQSKVPIIHRDLKVENILLHERDHYVLCDFGSATRKFQNPQNDGVTAVEEEIKKYTTLSYRAPEMVNLYNGKLITTKADIWALGCLLYKLCYFSLPFGESQVAICDGNFTIPDSSRYSHDMHCLIRYMLEPDPDKRPDIYQVSHFAFKLARQDCPVQNVKNSPLPAKLPEPVRASEAAAKKSQTQTKARLTDPIPTTETSITPRQRPKAGQSQPQPIGGALPLQPAALTPRRRANLPASPAQPIAVTVNLPQPVAVLQTPTSQPQLKQPVQPIPATSAAPGGGAPAVTSPAPSSPAPPTAPARSARRKQTAAAQQQQTQQQPPLPVIGPAVQMPHPPQPSAPPPVPTPPTPPSTEEMPAKPGLSQTPPSSPRTAQKAGHRRIQSDVTHSAMFGVPVSQSTQQLQAATAEANLNKSKSASATPSNSPQSSQQCVYEPGQQGGTVAPSTPQPPTSASGPEQPQWNPFGDDNFSKLTAEELLNKDFAKLADESAEPVSVPTEELVPGLDSTDPNLQPAAERPADILGLDSGASLLAVPEKLIEGLKSPDASLMVPDLLSLADPFGSSVEDTIEAGIEVCVDSLIPGLVAPQTHPVQTDTAVMMDALSGEDSLLGGPLSSGSASCLDEFAPVSGGSAHSVTDSSCLISGFDTGAEEAAGDDFDPIPVLVSKTSQGQPVGVNGFPPGGCIRQGSGDWNSPRALEEEDNDILSTCRGSKPLLLAARLISPPCGPQPAGLEHCLSPPLDVFYSAQFPCGGADVFSTAPFPHRAAAPPDVFVQAPFGPRKESPLSQASELAALHLVTCPAPQDLVPRPLGQSHTRFPSCTETPVLQQPIVAHRVVSSVGQPIAAHRVVSSVGQRAAVGSVPVGPLHSWTVGLRAVSDPFQTAPFQPRGPQGKP is encoded by the exons GGAAGAAACCCTCGCAGAAG GTGGTTTTGCCATCGTGTTCCTCGTCCGGACGTCCCAGGGCCTGCGCTGTGCTTTGAAGAGGATGTATGTTAACAATGAGCATGACCTACAGGTGTGTCGTCGCGAGATCCAGATCATG AGGGATCTGTCTGGACATAAGAACATTGTGGGCTTCCTGGACTCAAGTGTGACAGCGGTGGGGGGCGGAGATGTGTGGGAGGTGCTTATCCTCATGGACTTCTGCAGAG ggggtcAGGTGGTGAATCTGATGAACCAACGCTTGCAGACTGGGTTCTCAGAGTCTGAAGTGCTGCAGATCTTCTGTGATACCTGTGAAGCTGTGGCCCAGCTGCACCAGAGCAAAGTGCCCATCATCCACCGAGATCTGAag GTGGAGAACATCTTGCTCCATGAGCGTGACCACTACGTCCTGTGTGACTTTGGCAGTGCCACCAGGAAGTTCCAGAACCCCCAGAACGATGGGGTCACCgcagtggaggaggagatcAAGAA gtataccACACTGTCTTACCGTGCCCCTGAGATGGTGAACCTGTATAATGGTAAACTCATCACCACCAAAGCAGATATCTGG GCTCTGGGCTGTCTGCTCTATAAGCTGTGTTATTTCTCGTTGCCGTTTGGAGAGAGTCAGGTGGCTATCTGTGACGGGAACTTTACCATTCCGGACAGCTCTCGATATTCCCATGATATGCACTGTCTGATCC GCTATATGTTGGAGCCGGATCCCGATAAAAGGCCGGACATCTATCAGGTGTCCCACTTTGCTTTCAAGCTGGCCCGGCAGGACTGTCCTGTGCAGAATGTCAAG AATTCTCCACTCCCTGCAAAGCTCCCTGAACCGGTCAGAGCGAGTGAGGCAGCGGCTAAGAAGAGCCAGACACAGACAAAGGCCAG gctcaCAGATCCCATTCCCACCACTGAGACCTCAATCACCCCTCGGCAAAGGCCAAAAGCAGGCCAGTCCCAGCCTCAGCCTATAGGGGGTGCCCTGCCCCTGCAGCCTGCTGCCCTCACTCCCCGCAGGAGAGCCAACCTTCCAGCCAGCCCTGCACAGCccatag ctgtgaCAGTGAATTTGCCTCAGCCTGTTGCAGTGCTGCAGACGCCCACCAGCCAGCCTCAGCTCAAACAG CCCGTGCAGCCAATCCCAGCTACATCCGCAGCACCAGGAGGCGGAGCTCCAGCAGTGACTAGCCCCGCCCCATCAAGCCCAGCCCCACCCACCGCACCAGCACGCAGTGCTCGGCGCAAGCAGACTGCGgcagcacaacaacaacaaacgcAGCAGCAGCCGCCTCTGCCTGTGATTGGCCCAGCCGTCCAGATGCCACACCCACCGCAGCCGTCTGCACCGCCCCCCGTTCCAACTCCGCCCACTCCACCCAGCACGGAGGAGATG CCTGCAAAACCTGGCCTCTCTCAGACTCCGCCCTCCTCCCCAAGGACGGCTCAGAAGGCAGGCCATAGGCGGATCCAGAGTGATGTCACGCACAGCGCCATGTTTGGTGTTCCTGTGAGCCAATCAACACAGCAGCTCCAGGCTGCCACAGCCGAGGCCAATCTCAACAAGTCCAA GTCAGCCAGCGCCACACCCTCCAACTCGCCCCAGTCCTcccaacagtgtgtgtatgagcctGGCCAGCAGGGCGGCACTGTAGCCCCCTCGACCCCACAGCCGCCCACTTCAGCCAGCGGCCCTGAGCAGCCCCAGTGGAACCCATTTGGCGACGACAACTTCTCCAAGCTCACGGCCGAGGAGCTGCTGAACAAGGACTTCGCCAAACTCGCTGACG agTCTGCAGAACCCGTGAGTGTGCCCACAGAGGAGCTTGTCCCTGGGCTGGACTCCACTGACCCCAACCTCCAgcctgcag ctgAAAGACCTGCCGATATTCTGGGTTTGGATTCAGGTGCTAGTTTGCTGGCTGTTCCAG AAAAGCTTATAGAAGGCCTGAAGTCTCCAGACGCGTCTCTCATGGTGCCTGACCTGCTGTCTTTGGCCGATCCCTTTGGCAGCTCTGTGGAGGACACAATAGAGG ctggtattgaggtgtgtgtggactcACTGATTCCTGGCCTGGTGGCACCTCAGACGCACCctgtgcagacagacacagccgTGATGATGG ATGCTCTGAGTGGAGAAGACTCTCTTCTGGGCGGTCCCCTGTCCTCTGGCTCCGCCTCCTGTCTAGATGAGTTTGCACCTGTTTCAGGAGGCTCTGCCCACAGTGTGACGG aCTCGTCGTGTCTGATCTCTGGCTTTGACACCGGTGCGGAGGAGGCGGCGGGAGACGACTTTGACCCCATTCCTGTGCTGGTGTCCAAGACCTCGCAAG GTCAGCCGGTCGGCGTGAACGGGTTCCCACCAGGAGGCTGCATCCGCCAGGGTTCTGGAGACTGGAACAGCCCAAGAGCCCTGGAGGAGGAAGACAACGACATTCTCTCCACCTGCCGTGGCTCCAAACCGCTCCTGCTGGCTGCAAGGCTCATCAGCCCCCCCTGTGGACCGCAGCCAGCGGGCCTGGAGCACTGCCTCTCGCCCCCGCTGGATGTGTTCTACAGTGCACAGTTTCCTTGCGGAGGCGCGGACGTGTTCAGCACCGCTCCGTTCCCACACAGAGCGGCGGCACCGCCGGACGTCTTCGTCCAGGCCCCGTTCGGACCGCGTAAGGAGAGCCCTCTCTCCCAGGCCTCCGAACTGGCTGCCCTCCACCTGGTAACCTGCCCTGCACCCCAAGACCTGGTGCCACGCCCACTGGGGCAGAGCCACACACGATTTCCAAGCTGTACAGAAACTCCCGTCCTCCAGCAGCCAATCGTAGCGCACCGTGTGGTCTCCAGTGTGGGCCAGCCAATCGCAGCGCACCGTGTGGTCTCCAGCGTGGGCCAGCGAGCGGCAGTGGGCTCGGTCCCTGTAGGCCCCCTCCACTCCTGGACCGTGGGGCTCCGGGCAGTCAGTGACCCCTTCCAGACAGCACCCTTTCAGCCCAGGGGACCCCAAGGGAAGCCATAA